From the genome of Sulfurimonas sp., one region includes:
- a CDS encoding replication-associated recombination protein A, which produces MPDFTHLLRPDNFDDLVGQEHLSSPNSPLRKLCEQNALGHSFFFGPAGCGKTSIARIISKTLDMPFYEFNATSLKIDQLRKIFDQYKNALQKPLIFIDEVHRLAKNQQEVLLPVMENNSVLLIGASTENPFFSLTSAIRSRSMLFELYNIKNDALDKLLDKALKELTIDSDAREYLVASSGGDARAMLKLLEFSSNLDTHITLKNLKSLRPNALSAGSSEAGVHYDLASAMIKSIRGSDADAAIYYLARLIDGGESADFIARRLVILASEDVGNANPQALTLCTSCLTTVKNIGYPEARIPLAQAVIYLCASPKSNSAYMAINKALQMINNGVMLDIPKNIQQNNEGYLYPHDFGGYVDQEYLTQKLDLVEFKEIGFEAKMKSWIEKLKI; this is translated from the coding sequence GTGCCTGACTTTACACACCTTCTTCGTCCTGATAATTTTGATGATTTAGTCGGTCAAGAACATCTAAGCTCCCCTAATTCTCCACTTAGAAAACTTTGTGAACAAAATGCTTTGGGACACAGCTTTTTCTTCGGTCCTGCAGGATGTGGGAAAACTTCAATTGCACGTATAATCTCTAAAACTCTTGATATGCCGTTTTATGAGTTTAATGCAACCTCACTAAAGATAGATCAGCTAAGAAAGATCTTTGATCAATACAAAAACGCTTTGCAAAAACCTCTTATATTTATAGACGAGGTTCACCGCCTTGCAAAAAACCAGCAAGAGGTGCTTTTGCCTGTAATGGAGAACAACTCTGTTCTTTTAATTGGAGCTTCCACAGAGAATCCATTCTTTTCACTCACATCAGCTATTCGTTCACGCAGTATGCTTTTTGAACTTTACAATATAAAAAATGATGCACTAGATAAACTTTTAGACAAGGCTTTAAAAGAGCTCACAATAGACAGCGATGCAAGAGAGTATCTAGTTGCAAGCAGTGGAGGAGATGCAAGAGCAATGTTAAAACTTTTAGAGTTTTCTTCAAACCTTGACACACACATTACTCTAAAAAATCTAAAATCACTAAGACCAAATGCGCTTAGTGCAGGAAGTTCAGAAGCTGGAGTTCACTATGACCTAGCTTCAGCGATGATCAAATCGATCCGCGGAAGTGATGCAGATGCTGCGATCTACTATCTTGCTCGTCTGATTGACGGTGGTGAGAGTGCCGACTTTATAGCAAGACGACTTGTAATTTTAGCAAGTGAAGATGTTGGAAATGCAAATCCTCAAGCACTTACACTTTGCACATCTTGTCTTACTACTGTTAAAAATATAGGTTATCCAGAAGCTCGTATACCATTAGCTCAAGCAGTTATATATCTGTGTGCATCGCCTAAATCAAACTCTGCCTATATGGCCATAAATAAAGCTCTACAGATGATTAACAACGGCGTAATGCTGGATATTCCAAAAAATATTCAACAAAATAACGAAGGTTATCTATACCCGCACGATTTTGGCGGCTATGTAGATCAAGAGTATCTTACACAGAAACTAGATCTTGTAGAATTTAAAGAGATTGGTTTTGAAGCAAAAATGAAATCTTGGATAGAAAAATTAAAAATATAA
- a CDS encoding pseudouridine synthase produces MRLNKYIAHHSSYSRREADKAIQDGYVKVNGEVETNPATQVEEFGADVWISGKKVAPKDKYTVIVYNKAKGELVTKKDPKGRKTIYDTLEKKYRHYIPVGRLDFASEGVLLLTDASKVATALMESDLQRTYKIKIQGEITPDMEDAMLNGMTLEDATAGAHSHSKITSMTFKPFIGYQIQKNTPSYSILKVAISEGKNRELRRFFAHFGAEVVDLKRISFAEIELNNLPTGKSRFLTRSEYSALAKFLKEEKKAKDKADKE; encoded by the coding sequence TTGAGATTAAACAAATATATAGCACATCATTCCAGCTATTCACGTCGTGAAGCGGACAAAGCTATTCAAGACGGTTACGTAAAAGTAAACGGTGAAGTAGAAACAAACCCTGCGACACAAGTAGAAGAGTTTGGTGCAGATGTTTGGATCAGCGGTAAAAAAGTAGCTCCAAAAGATAAATATACGGTTATTGTTTACAACAAAGCAAAAGGTGAACTTGTTACAAAGAAAGATCCTAAAGGACGCAAAACTATCTATGATACTTTAGAGAAAAAGTACAGACACTATATACCTGTTGGACGTCTAGATTTTGCTAGTGAGGGAGTTCTACTTTTAACTGATGCATCTAAAGTTGCTACAGCTTTAATGGAATCTGATCTTCAAAGAACTTATAAGATAAAAATTCAGGGTGAAATAACTCCTGACATGGAAGATGCTATGCTAAACGGCATGACTTTAGAGGATGCGACTGCAGGTGCTCATAGTCATTCGAAAATAACATCTATGACTTTTAAACCTTTTATTGGTTATCAGATTCAAAAAAACACTCCAAGCTACTCTATTTTAAAAGTAGCTATATCTGAAGGTAAGAACCGTGAACTAAGACGTTTTTTCGCACACTTTGGAGCTGAAGTAGTTGATCTTAAACGTATAAGTTTTGCGGAGATCGAATTAAATAACCTCCCAACTGGAAAAAGCAGGTTTTTAACAAGAAGCGAATACTCTGCACTTGCAAAGTTTTTAAAAGAAGAGAAAAAAGCTAAAGACAAAGCAGACAAAGAGTAG
- a CDS encoding SIS domain-containing protein — protein sequence MNFKQIAQETLNIEANTLLEASKKIDDVFDRAVELILNSNGKLIVTGVGKSGLIGAKMAATFASTGTPSFFLHPTEALHGDLGMISKGDVVIAISYSGESEELSQILPHIKRFDIPLIGMTRDKNSTLGKYSDMVIDVVVEKEACPLNIAPTSSTTLTLALGDALAVCLMKARDFKKSDFASFHPGGSLGKQLFIKISDLMTTKNLPIISEDTKVKDAILKISEGRLGTVLIADSNNKLVALLSDGDIRRALMSEDFSIEDDVMNYATKDPMTCDNDELLASEALELIENKKIQLLVITDKEKKIKGVLHIHTLVEKGIS from the coding sequence ATGAATTTTAAACAAATAGCACAAGAAACATTAAATATTGAAGCAAATACACTTTTAGAAGCATCCAAAAAAATTGATGATGTTTTTGACAGGGCAGTTGAACTTATTTTAAACTCAAATGGAAAACTAATAGTTACCGGTGTTGGTAAATCAGGCCTAATCGGTGCGAAAATGGCAGCAACTTTTGCCTCAACCGGTACTCCTAGTTTTTTTCTTCACCCGACAGAAGCACTTCACGGTGATCTAGGTATGATAAGCAAAGGTGATGTAGTGATCGCTATCTCGTACAGTGGTGAGAGTGAAGAGCTTAGTCAGATTTTGCCACATATAAAACGTTTTGACATCCCTTTAATTGGTATGACTAGAGACAAGAACTCAACTCTTGGAAAATACTCAGATATGGTTATAGACGTAGTGGTTGAGAAAGAGGCATGCCCGCTAAATATTGCACCGACAAGTTCAACTACACTTACACTTGCTCTTGGTGATGCACTAGCCGTATGTTTAATGAAAGCCCGTGACTTTAAAAAGAGCGATTTTGCATCTTTTCACCCGGGTGGTTCGCTTGGAAAACAGCTTTTTATAAAAATTAGCGATCTTATGACTACAAAAAATCTTCCTATAATTTCAGAAGATACAAAAGTTAAAGATGCAATTTTAAAGATCAGTGAAGGTCGTTTAGGAACTGTTTTAATAGCAGATTCTAATAATAAACTTGTAGCACTTTTAAGTGATGGGGATATTCGCCGTGCACTTATGAGTGAAGACTTCTCAATCGAAGATGACGTTATGAACTATGCTACAAAAGATCCTATGACTTGTGATAATGATGAGCTTTTAGCGAGTGAAGCACTTGAACTTATAGAAAACAAAAAAATTCAACTTCTTGTAATTACAGATAAAGAGAAGAAAATAAAGGGTGTACTACACATCCATACACTTGTAGAGAAGGGAATCTCTTGA
- a CDS encoding ATP-binding protein: protein MRNIIGKFNDALGSLELKEPSLYYNTLILGEHGAGKTNLACRIRDFVIDSGIPTFYIDFSDSNEEDIEMRYKDQYFNYIRYEETEEFDKELDKLIAERKHIYMSASPSYFDTSKRRVKSRLTKTIQKQELLDNYYYFLHDIENLNGFYVQFSDFLLYMLSFSKLSKYGITFLAQPHKTFENTNIKLMFTYLFIGKCSNLDYFNTASLNNLVKNRFLYQYRTQYPTLLFNDIKTHSVDINENYIEA from the coding sequence ATGAGAAATATTATTGGTAAATTTAATGACGCATTGGGGTCTTTGGAACTTAAAGAACCTAGCTTATATTACAATACACTTATCCTTGGTGAGCATGGTGCGGGTAAGACGAATTTGGCTTGTAGAATTAGAGACTTTGTTATAGATAGTGGTATACCTACGTTTTATATAGATTTTTCAGATTCAAATGAAGAAGATATTGAAATGAGATATAAAGATCAGTACTTTAACTATATAAGATACGAAGAGACTGAAGAGTTTGATAAAGAGTTAGATAAGTTAATTGCTGAGAGAAAACATATATACATGTCTGCAAGTCCTTCATATTTTGACACTTCAAAAAGACGTGTAAAAAGCAGACTTACTAAAACTATACAAAAGCAGGAACTTTTAGATAATTACTACTATTTCCTACATGACATTGAAAATCTTAACGGTTTTTACGTTCAGTTTTCTGACTTTTTACTATATATGTTAAGTTTTTCAAAACTTTCAAAATACGGTATTACATTCTTAGCTCAACCGCATAAAACGTTTGAAAATACAAATATAAAACTTATGTTTACATATCTTTTCATAGGTAAGTGTTCAAATCTAGATTATTTCAATACGGCAAGTTTAAACAATCTTGTAAAAAATAGATTTTTATACCAGTATAGAACACAGTATCCTACACTTTTATTTAACGATATAAAAACTCACAGTGTAGATATAAATGAGAACTATATAGAAGCTTAA
- a CDS encoding NAD(P)H-hydrate dehydratase encodes MQKLYDEVASLDQRCYDSFGLSEDLLMEHAADGMADFIRTKFDKHSSIVIVCGSGNNGADGIALGRLLHKDYDVRLFHVKEPKSEMAILQKKRSDAIGINECRSIEECDVLVDAIVGTGFSGEFNSDILNTVEQMNNSNAYKIACDVPSGYRFFADTTLTMGALKKDMYLDGHKEYVGDIRVLDLGVSREIYESKSDWTLLDLEDLELPNREIEDTHKGSFGHLACISGEKIGAGVLCAKAALRFGAGLVTIVGYNNTNIPHSIMSSELLPDNTTAIAIGMGLGDSYSDRDLNAFLDNDTPLIIDADILHMDILLDILKRKNVVLTPHAKEFVSVLKLCDLADISIEELQKNRFKYVEMFCQKYQNATLLLKGANVIIGQGNSFYVNPHGSSKLAKGGSGDVLSGLIGSLLAQGYEPIEAVKNASLAHVSLALNYTGSDFSLTPDDLISQIGKL; translated from the coding sequence ATGCAAAAATTATACGATGAGGTAGCTTCACTAGATCAAAGGTGTTACGATAGTTTTGGACTGAGTGAAGATTTGCTTATGGAACATGCAGCTGATGGCATGGCCGATTTTATCAGAACAAAATTTGATAAGCACTCATCTATAGTTATAGTATGTGGAAGCGGTAATAATGGAGCTGACGGTATAGCTCTTGGAAGGCTTTTGCATAAAGATTATGATGTACGACTGTTTCATGTAAAAGAGCCTAAATCTGAGATGGCAATATTACAAAAAAAACGCTCAGATGCAATAGGTATTAATGAATGTAGATCTATTGAGGAGTGTGATGTTTTAGTTGATGCTATTGTAGGAACTGGTTTTAGCGGAGAGTTTAATTCAGATATATTAAACACAGTTGAGCAAATGAATAACTCTAACGCATATAAGATAGCCTGCGATGTTCCAAGTGGATATAGATTTTTTGCAGATACAACTCTAACTATGGGTGCACTTAAAAAAGATATGTATCTTGACGGGCATAAAGAGTATGTAGGTGATATTAGAGTTCTTGATCTTGGAGTTTCAAGAGAGATATATGAGAGTAAATCAGACTGGACATTGCTTGATTTAGAAGATTTGGAACTTCCAAACAGAGAAATAGAAGATACTCATAAAGGTAGCTTTGGACATCTTGCTTGTATAAGCGGAGAGAAGATCGGTGCAGGAGTTCTTTGTGCTAAAGCGGCACTGCGTTTTGGAGCAGGACTTGTAACTATCGTTGGTTATAACAATACAAACATACCACACTCAATTATGAGTAGTGAACTTCTGCCTGATAATACAACTGCTATAGCAATCGGCATGGGGCTTGGAGATTCTTACTCAGACAGAGATCTAAATGCTTTTTTAGATAATGACACCCCTCTAATAATAGATGCAGATATTTTACATATGGATATTTTATTAGATATTTTAAAAAGAAAAAATGTAGTTTTAACACCTCATGCAAAAGAGTTTGTTTCTGTTTTGAAACTATGTGATCTTGCAGATATATCAATAGAAGAGTTACAGAAAAATCGTTTTAAATATGTAGAGATGTTTTGTCAAAAGTACCAAAATGCAACACTTCTTTTAAAAGGTGCAAATGTTATTATTGGACAAGGCAATAGTTTTTATGTAAATCCACATGGCAGTTCTAAACTTGCAAAAGGTGGCAGCGGAGATGTTTTAAGCGGTCTTATAGGCTCATTACTTGCTCAGGGTTATGAACCGATAGAAGCAGTTAAAAATGCATCGCTTGCACATGTCAGCCTTGCACTTAACTACACAGGTTCTGATTTTTCCCTTACGCCAGATGATTTAATCTCTCAAATTGGGAAACTGTAA
- a CDS encoding thiazole synthase: MNDTNLKIGKYELGSRLIVGSGKYDSFETTKEATLASGSELITVAVRRLNITDPDKENLRDTFAGTNVKFLPNSAGCTTAEEAITTFRLTREATGIDLIKLEVIGDTAKTLYPDVLETIEACKVLAKDGFTIMAYTSDDPIMAKRLEDAGAHAIMPLAAPIGSGLGIQNPYNVAFIKDAVNVPVIVDAGIGCASDAAYAMELGAEGVLTNTAIAQAQNPMMMAVAMKHAVQAGRMSYLAGRIPKKPYATASSPIDGLIQF, translated from the coding sequence ATGAATGATACAAATTTAAAAATTGGAAAATATGAACTTGGAAGCCGCTTAATTGTTGGAAGCGGAAAGTATGATTCTTTTGAAACTACAAAAGAAGCGACTCTTGCAAGTGGAAGTGAGCTGATTACTGTTGCTGTTCGTCGTCTTAACATTACTGATCCAGATAAAGAAAACCTTCGTGATACTTTTGCAGGTACTAATGTAAAATTTTTACCAAATTCTGCAGGATGTACAACTGCTGAAGAGGCTATAACAACGTTCCGTCTTACTCGTGAAGCTACAGGAATTGATCTTATAAAACTAGAGGTTATCGGAGATACTGCAAAAACTTTATATCCTGACGTATTAGAGACAATTGAAGCATGTAAAGTTTTAGCAAAAGACGGTTTCACTATTATGGCTTATACTTCAGATGATCCTATCATGGCTAAGCGTTTAGAAGATGCTGGTGCTCATGCTATTATGCCTCTTGCTGCTCCTATTGGAAGTGGTCTTGGGATCCAAAACCCATACAACGTAGCATTTATTAAAGATGCAGTTAACGTACCTGTTATTGTAGATGCTGGGATCGGTTGTGCGAGTGATGCTGCTTATGCAATGGAATTAGGTGCTGAGGGTGTTTTAACAAATACTGCTATTGCTCAAGCACAAAACCCTATGATGATGGCAGTTGCGATGAAGCATGCAGTTCAAGCTGGACGTATGAGTTATTTAGCTGGACGTATTCCTAAAAAACCATACGCAACTGCGTCTAGTCCTATAGATGGACTGATTCAGTTCTAA